In Halococcus agarilyticus, the genomic window CTCAAGAATACATGAGACTACCCTCCTCTATTATCACATGTTTTGTAATTTTCGACGCCTATCTCTCGGTATTGTTGTCGTTGAGTTTCCCCTCGGAAGCGGGCCGACGTTCACCGTCTCGCTTCATCGAACGGCGTTGATCCGGCCGCCAGCAGCCCAGATAGGGATTGAGTCGAACGAGCACAGTAACGGAAACGACCGGGCATAATACAGCGACCCTCGACAGGTTGAGCAGAGTATTATGAACAGCTAGCACGGAGTCAGTTCGAGACCGATACCGACGACGATTGAGGCGACCGGTGGCGAACGGGGAGGGCCACGGAAGGAATCGACGCTCGGGAGTCTGTCGACGGATATAGGCAGTATGCTGCCGCCGGGTCGGACGAACGACGGCTATTCGAACTTCTCGAACGGCTGTTCGCAGTCGTGACAGTAGTGCATCGAGCGACAGAGCGACGGCCCTTTCGGGTGCTCGCGCTCCGTCTCGGTCGAGCCGCAGTACGGACACTCGGCGCGGTCGTGTTTGCCGGTCGTGTCGACGCTCGGATCGAGGCTTCTGTGTGGCATGGTCAGATGCTCAGTCCGAACTCGCGGAGATCCTCCTTCCCCTGGTCGGTCACCAGCTCGATCGACCAGCCGGGACTCCAGACCAGGCGGAGGTCGACCGACTCGATTCCCGACACGCCCGCGATGGTCTCGCGAATCTCGTCGCGGAGCATGTCGCGGGCGGGACACCCGGTGTAGGTCAGCGTCATGTCGATGGCGGCGTGATCCCCGTCGACGGCGACGCCGTAGATCAGCCCGAGGTCGACGATGCTGATGGGCATCTCGGGATCCTGGACGCCGTAGAGCGCGTCCCACACGTCGCGCTCGGTGCCCTCCGTGTCCTCGCCGGTCGCCGGCAGCCCGTCGACGTCCTCGCCCTCGGTGTAGTCGGTGTACGCGCAGTATTCGGCGTCCGGGTCAGGGATGGAATCCATCTCGCTACTCATCGTCGGGGTCCTCCATCAGCCGGGTGGCGTCGTGGCGTTCGAGCTCGCGGTAGGTGTTCGTGATCTCGTCGAACTGTGTGCGCCAGTGCTCGGTGTGGTCGCCGTCGCGACCGACGTGTTCGGGCAGGTCCTCGGCAGCGACGCGGCCGTCCTCGACGTGCGGGCGCTCGACGTCGATCCCGATCGCAGTCAGCGTGTCGGTGACGGTCTCGATCCACTCCGTCCGCATATCTTCGAGGGTTCGCGTCCGGAGTCCGAGGTCGTCGATGTCGTCCTCGACCTCGCCAGCGTCTCGCGGGCTCTGCCCGCTCGACGTATCCGTGGCGCTTCGCGCCACGCTCGGTTCGAAGAGCGCGAGCGCGTATGGGAACAGCCGATCGACGGCGTCCTGAACGCGCTCACGACCCTCGTCACCGCCCGCGAGCCGGCGGAGCCAGTTCTCCGCGTGCTCGCGGTGGTAGTCCTCCTCGCTCGTGACCTTCCCGATCCGGTTACGGATGCGGGGGTACGACGAGCCTTCGAGTGCGCCGAGGCGGAGGTGTTCGGCTTCGTCGTAGAGGTACGATCGGACGATCGCGTCGGCCCAGTCGCCGTCGGCGAACGGGAGTTCGCAGAGCGTGCTGTGCCGGAAGGTGTCCGGATCGCGTTCCCAGATCAGGTCGGACTCGGTGTAGCCGAAGTCCTCCAGGAGGTCGTACCACAGCCGGGCGTGACCCAGCTCGTCCTGGGCGATGTTCGCGATCGCGATGTCGGACTCGATCGTGGGCGCGTGGACCTGCCAGTCGGTGTACCGGTCCGCGATCACGAACTCGTCGTCGGCGAGGCGGTAGAGCAGCGCCTCGACCGCCTCGCGCTCACGGTCCGAGAGCTCTCCGGGGGCCGAGAGGTCGGCGGTGGCGGCCATCAGTTCTCACCCCGGGCGCGCTCGGCCTCGGCCTGTTCGCTCTCGGAGTCCGCGACTTCCTCGGCGACCGGCTCGATGTTGTAGCTCGTCGCCCACCGGTAGGCCTTGTTGGTCGTCCCGCCGAACGCCGCCTCGCTCTCGTCGACCTCGCTGATCTCCTCGCTCGGCGCGACCCAGAGGCTGTGGGTCGGCTTTCGCCTGGCGTGCTGGATCTGGGCGAACATGAGCGCCATCTCGCGGTCCGGTGCATGAACGTTCCCGCAGTGGGTGTGATACTCGCCCGGCTTCTCTTGGCGGAAGACTTCCCAGATCATGATCAGTCGGCCGCCTGCGGCGCGTGGCCGCCGGTGGCTGCTTCGTACTCGTCGAGGCTCTCGCGGACCCACGCCACGGCGTCCTGGGCCTCCTTGCGGGCGTTGATCTGCTCTTTGCCCGAGTCGAGCTCGTTCTTCGCCACGGTGAAGAACTCGTCCCAGTCGAGTTCGTCCTCGGCGATCTCGTAGGTGTTCGACTCCTCGTCGTGCTCGATCGTGGGCGTGTCCGGGATCTCGAGACCGTACTCCTTCGCCTTCGGGACGTAGGAGTTCAGGAACGCCTGGCGGAGCCCGTCGTTGCTCATCTGTTTCAGCCCGACCTCGGCGGCGAAGTCGTGGTGGGTCGATTTGTCGTCGGTCGGCCCGAAGAACTGGATGATACGGGGCCACCATGTCTCGAAGGCGTCCTGAACCATCTCCTGTTCTTTCTGCGACCCGCTCGCGAGCTCGGCGAGGATGCTCTCGCCGTGTTTGATGTGGAACCCCTCCTCGAAGCAGACTTTGTCCATCGCGTGGGCGTAGGGCTCCCAGCTCGATCGCCGGAGAGTCGCCTGACGGCGCATCGCGGCCCCGTCGACGAAGAAGGCGATCATCGGCACCTCGACCCACGAGTCCATCGGGTAGTGGAAGCAGTTCAGGAACTTCCCCTCGCCGTTGGCGAGCTCGTTGAGCATCTGATCCCTACTTTTGATCCCGAGCGACTCGGCCGCCCGGTAGAGGAGCTGGCCGTGGCCGAGCTCGTCCTGAACCTTCGCCGAGTACGCGAGTTTGCGCTCCAGACTCGGGGCCTCCCGGATGAACGGCCGTTCGAGGTACGCCCCCATGATCTCGGAGTTCGCGTGGAACTGGATCATTCGGGTCGCGGCCTTGCGGTACTCCTCGGGCATGTCGTCTTTCGGGCTGAACTCCCGCGGTCCAGCGCGTTCCTTTACGGTGTCGAGATCCATCGTTCTGTCACCATCTTGTAGGCGGGACCGGATAGACCTTGACCCGTTCATGAACGGGGTATATATGTGGCTGCGTCATACCCCCACCGATGATCGACGAGTGTCTCGTGGTCGAATTCCGGGTGAAAGACGACGACTGTCCGCTGGCCGACGCCACACGCACGGCGGGCGTGACCGTCGACGCGCGGCCGCCCCAGCTCCGGGCCGACGGCTACGCACTCCTCCGGTTCACCGCCCCCGATTCGGAGGAGTTCGTGACGACGCTCGATGCCGACGACCGGATCCGATATCTCCACGTCTCGTCGGTCGATGGTCGGCGGAACGGACGGTGTCTCTCGAAACATCTCTGTGTGGTCCACGACCTCGTGAGCGCGGGCTTCATGGTCGAATCCCTGCGGTACCGCGACGGCAGCGCGACCCTCACTGGCGCGGTGGTGGGCCAAGAGGTCCTCCGCGGAGTGCTCGATACGGCCGGCGAGACCGTCGGCGTCACGCTCGAACGCACCTACCCGCTGGGTGCGGACGAGGAGAGCACGGTGGTCCAGCAGTGGGATCTCACCCCACGCCAGGAGGAGGCGCTCCGGACGGCCGTCGGGATGGACTACTTCGCCGTGCCGCGTGGAGCGACCGCTGCGGAGGTCGCGGCGGAGGTCGGCATCAGCAAGTCGGCGTTTCTCGAACGACTCCATCGGGGTGAGAGCGCGCTGTTCGGTCAAGTGTTCGCGTAACCGTACTCGATCGATCCAGACGGTCCGGATTGATCCACACGACAGGGAACTTTTGTTCTCCGGTGTGCTACGATCGGTCGGTGGTGATGACGAGCAGTTACCCCCACCGAGCCCCGTGTGACGAGGGACTTTCGCCGAACCACCACCTCACGATACAACCAGGGACGGAGGATACTGTTTATCCGAGGGACATACGACCCCGCTACAGGATTTGACGATAGTACCGTCTCGTCGACGATCACGATGCAAACGAGAGACCACAGGCCACACCCTCCCCAACCGACTCCTTCGCTCATTCCCGTGGGTCGTTCGCTCAGTCATCCACCATCAGAGCACAGCTCTGACGAGCCTGCACTCGCTTCGCTCGTGCAGACCTCCGCGCGAGTCGGACGCTCCGCGTCCTCCCGCGCGCCACCGCCAAAAACTCCAGCGAGGGCGCACCGTCGTCTGTCCCCGTGTTCCACACAAACTATTAGTCGCTATCGCGGGTGGGTTCACGCATGCTCGCACTGGACGACTCGGCGATCGCGCGGGACGGCAAGATCCTGATCCTCGCCTACGATCACGGCCTCGAACACGGCCCGACCGATTTCGAAGGGCTCGAAGAGCGGATGGATCCTCAAACGGTGTTCGACGTCGCGACCCACGACGCGGTCACGTCGATCGCGGTCCAGAAGGGGATCGCCGAGGGGTACTACCCCTCCTACGAGGACGACGTCGCGCTGGTGGCGAAGCTCAATGGCACCTCGAACCTCTGGATGGGCGAACCGGACTCTGCGGTGAACTGCTCGGTCGAGTACGCCGCCGACCTGGGCGCGGACGCGATCGGCTTCACCCTCTACGGTGGCTCGAACCACGAGATCGAGATGGCCGAGGAGTTCCGCGACGCCCACGAGGCCGCCCGCGAGTACGATCTGCCCTCCGTGATGTGGTCGTACCCTCGTGGACAGGGACTCAAAGACGACACGAGTGCCGGAACCATCGCCTACGCCGCACGCCAGGCGCTCGAGCTCGGGGCCGACGTCGCGAAGGTCAAGTACCCCGGCAGCCGCGACGCGATGGAACACGCCGTGCGGGCGGCGGGCGGACCGAACGGCACCAGCGTCATCATGTCCGGCGGATCGAAAGTCTCGGACGAGGCGTTCCTCCAGAACGTGAAGGCCGTGATCGACGCCGGCGGCGCGGGCCTCGCGGTCGGCCGGAACATCTGGCAGCGCGAGAACCCGACCGAGCTCCTCGACGCACTCGAAGAGGTTATTTTCGAGGAAGCGTCGGTCGACGCCGCGCTCTCCTGAGCCGATGAGTCACGCATCGACGATCGAGGCGATCCTCGACGCCGTCGCCGGGACGGCCCCCGAGATCCGCGAGGGGCTCGTCGGCCGACGCGAGTACGTCGAGGGCGAGAACCCCAGCGGCGAAGATCAGCTCGCGGCGGACGTTCACGCCGATCGGCTCCTCGAAGAACGACTGCTCGCGATCGACGGCGTCGACAGCTACGCGAGCGAGGAGCGCGAGGCGGTCGTCGGGGCCGACGACGAAACGGCGGACGGCGGTGACGGCGACAGCAGCGGCGAGCTGTCGGTCGCGGTCGATCCGCTCGACGGCTCCTCGAATCTCAAGCCGAACAACGCGATGGGCACGATCGTCGCGGTGTACGACGCCCCGCTCCCGGCGCAGGGCCAGGACCTCGTCGCCGCCATCTACGTCCTCCTCGGTCCGATCACGACGATGGTGGCCGCCGTCGATGGGCAGGCTACCGAATACGTCGTTGATGACGGAGACCGTCACACTGTCCGTGAGAACATCACTCTGCCGGGCGACCCGACGGTGTACGGGTTCGGCGGTCGAGTGCCCGACTGGACTGAGGGGTTCACCGAGTACGCACGGGGGATCGAGTCGGACACCTCGCTGAAGCTCCGCTACGGCGGCGCGATGATCGGCGACGTGAATCAAGTCATGACCTACGGCGGCGTGTTCGCCTACCCGGCGCTCGAATCCGCCCCCGAGGGCAAACTCCGGCTCCAGTTCGAGGGCAACCCGATGGCGTACATCGTCGAGTCGGCGGGCGGGAAATCCTCGGACGGCGAGCGCTCGCTGCTCGACGTCGAGCCCGACGGTCTCCACGATCGGGTGCCGGTCCATCTCGGCAACGCCGACCTGATCGATCGTCTGGAAACCACGATCGACGGCGGCGAGTGAGATGACCGATCGTTCGGATGCCGATGACGACGATGCGTGGGAACCGCGAGGGCCGTGGATTATGGCGATCGGTACCGCGCTCATCGGTGCCGTCGCCGTTCTCGCGACCGGCGTCCGGGCGATTCGAAAACGGCTCCAACGGGACGGCGAGTCGCCGAACGACGGATGATCGCTCCCGATCGCTCTCCAGCGAATCGGACGGTCGATTCGAAGTGGTTCTCGATCGCTCCGACTACGGATCGGGGTTCTTCGCGAGGAGAATCGGAAACGCACCGCCAAGTTCGTCCTCCACAGTGTGGCGTTCGAGGATCTCGAACCCCGCGCCGGTGAGATGATCGATGCTCGTCTCCGGGTCGGGGAAGCTCCAGTGCATCTCGACGCCGGTGTCGAGCCAGTCGGGATTGCTGCCGTCCCACTCCTCGCTGCCGATCGAGAGCAGCACGAGGCCGCCTGGCCGCAGCACGCGGTGGAACTCCCTCACGACCCGAGGATGATCGTCCATCGGCACGTGGATCAGCGAGTAGAGGGCACAGATCGCGTCGAACGAGTCGGCGGCGAACGAGAGGTGGGTCATGTCGCCCTGCGCGAAGCGCGCCTCGGGGACGTTCTCGCGGGCGCGGCGGACCTGCTCGATCGAGAAGTCGACGCCGACAACCGCGAGTGACGACGCCAGGCGCGCCGCGATCGGCGTGCCCGCACCGCAGCCGGCGTCGAGCACCCGCGCACCCGCGGGGAGTCGGTCGGCGAAGTCATCGAGAAGCGGCGTCGCCGGTGGTTCGGCCGAGCGCTCGTCGAGATAGTCGTCGGCGATCGCGTCGTACGCCCGTCTGATGGCGTTCTTCCGGTCGGTCATCGGTACACTCTCGAAGGAATCGTTCACGACACGCATCAACGTTGCGCGGTCGAAACGGCGATCGTACAGGGCCTCACTCGTACCGGAGTGCGTCGATGGGATCGACGCGAGCCGCGCGCCACGCGGGGTAGAGGCCGGCGACGACGCCGACCAGCACCCCGACGCCGACCGCGATGGCGAACCAGACGTACGCCGGTGTGAACGCCACTTCGGCGTACGCCGTCGCACCGTAGGCCACCGCGAGACCCAGGGGAAGGCCGACGACCGCCCCGGCCCCACCGAGCACCGTGGCCTCGGCGAGGAACAGCCCCATCACGTCGCGGTTGCGCGCGCCGACGGCCTTCATGATCCCGATCTCCCGGGTGCGTTCGGTGACGCTCACCAGCATGATGTTCGCGATCCCGATCGCGCCCACGATGAGTGCGATCACCGCGATCCCGGTGACGAACCGCGTGACCTGATTGATGATCTCCTGGATGTCCTCGACGAAGTCACCGCTGGTCTGGGCCGACAGCTCGACCGACTCGGGTTTCAGCTCGGCGGCGTCCGAATCCCCGAGGAACGCCTGGACGTCGCTCTTGACCGTGTTGATCCGTGCCGGATCCGCGACGACCGTCACCTGCGGGTAGGCGTTCTGGCTCACCCCGAGCGAGGGGCTCTCGACCGTCCGCTGGTAGAACGGCTCGATCGGCACGTAAAACCGGGGCTGGCCGCCGAAGGAGGCGAACGAGAACTGGCCTTTCGTCCGGTTCGCGACCCCGACGACCTCGACGCTGGTCGGCTCGCCGTTCACGCGGGTGATCGAGAGGCTGTCGCCGACCGAGAGGTTCGCCTCGAAGGCTCGTGTGGCGGCCCGGTTCACGACCACCTCCTGCTCGCCGGAATCGAACGCCCGGCCCGCGACGATCGCGTCCGCCGGAAAGGCGGCGGGCGTGGTCGCGGTGATCTGGTTCCGCGAAACGGTGTCGTTCGCGTGACTGAGCGCGTTTATCCGGACGTTGCCCCGGGGCAGCGCCTCGCGGACGCCCTCGATCTCGCGCAACCCCTCGACGTCGCCGGTCGTGAACACCGGCTGTGCGAGCCCGCCGATCCCCGGTCCGGGGCCACCGCCGCCGTCCTCACCGCCCGGCGTGGGCAGGACGTAGACGTTGCTCGCGGTCGTACTCCCGATGTCGCCGACGATGTCGGCCTCGACGCTCGCCCCGAACGTGGCGAACGTGACCACCGATGCGATCCCGATCACGACGCCGATCACCGTCAGCACCGACCGGAGCTTGTGTGACCGGATGGATCGGCCCGCGATCCGTAGGGTCTCCCGAAGATCCATCGTTACTTGCCCCGCCCGGCCGAGCCGTTCGCCGACTCGCGCTCCGCGGACCGATCGCGCGCCGACCCGTCGTCGCTGCGTTCGCCGGGGTCCTCCCTGGGATCGCCATCGGGATCGTCGGGGCCGTCGCTGCCTCGATCAGTGGGATCGTGCTCGTCGTCGAGCGACTCGATCGATTCGATCACGCCGTCGCGGATGTGGACGATCCGATCGGCGTGCTCGGCGATCCGGCGCTCGTGGGTCACGAGTAAGATAGTGTTGCCGCGAGCGTTCACCTCGCCGAGCAGCGCCATGATGTCGCCGCCGGTCTCGGTGTCGATGTTGCCCGTGGGTTCGTCGGCGAGCAGGACGGTCGGATCGGACGCGAGCGCCCGCGCGATCGCGACGCGCTGGCGTTGGCCCCCCGAGAGTTCGTTGGGCCGGTGGTCGAGTCGGTCGCCGAGGCCGACCCGTTTCAGTACGTCCTGTGCGCGCTCGCGCCGTCGATCACGCGACCAGTCGTCGAACACCAGCGGCAGCGTGACGTTCTCGACGGCGTTCGATCGGGGCATCAGGTTAAACGTTTGAAAGACGAACCCGATCTCGGTTCCGCGGATCGCGGCACGGTCGTCCTCGGAGTCGGTATCGACGTCGTGGCCCGCGACCGTGACGTGCCCCTCGTCGGGGGTGTCGAGCGCGCCCACGAGGTTCAGCAGGGTGCTCTTGCCCGACCCGCTCGGGCCCATGACGGCGGTGTACGATCCCTCCTCGAGCGTCAGCGAGACGCCAGCGAGCGCCTCGACGGTGCCGCCGAGATCGTAGGTCTTCCGGACGTCTTCGAGACGAACGACAGGCGTGTCCTCGGCCGATGTCGTCGTAGAGGCAGACTGGCTCACTGAGAATCGCTACGGGACTCAGAACCATGAAGATTTCCGGGATTCGCGCCGCTGCGGCGGTGCAAGATTCTTTCACGCCGATCCGTCGGGACGACTGACCGTGAGTATTTAGCCCACAAGTTCCAACACCGTTCGATGGCTGACCAAGAGGACAGTCGCGGGGATCGCGGGCGCGTCTCGCCCGCCGTCGCCCTCGCGCTGGTGCTCGTCGTGGGGGCCGTCGGCGGCGTGGCGTTCGCCCAGTCGACTCCCGATGGACCGTCCGGGGAAACGGTTCTCGAAAACGCTCACGACCAGTATCGGAACGCCGAAACTCTGACCGGTAGCGCCGACGTCACCGTCTCGAACGCGACGGACGAACGATCGGCGACCGTCGAGTACGCGCTCGCCGAGGAGGGCGCACGCGTGAGCGCGACGTACAACGACACGACGATGACCGCAGGAACGAACGAAAGCGTCGCGTGGGTCTCGGCCCCCGAGGTCGGCGTCCAGCGGACGTGGAACGTCGAGAGCGCGTCGTCGTGGGACGCGAACGAACTCTGCGAGGCCGTTCGGGACGAGGCGAGCGGGTTCGAACTGACGGACCGGACCGACGTTCCGGACGGTGTGAACGTCTCGGCAGTGCAGGCGAACGTCTCCGCCATCGACTGCGAGTCGCTGACGACTGAGTGGGCGGACGCGGAGCGATCGATGCCCGCGAACTGGTCCGAGACGAACCTCAGCGCGACCCTGACCGGGACCGAGACGCTCGACGGGACCGAGGCCCACGTCGTCGAGATGGCACACGAAAACGAGAGCATTGACGTCGAGGGGACGGTCTGGGTCGCGACCGAGGACGATCGCGTGCTCAAACAGCGCGTGAGCGACGGCACGAACGCGACCGTCGTGCGCTACGACGACCAGCGGTTCAACGTCAGCATCGACGAGAGCACGTTCGCGCCGCCGACAGCCCGTGACAGCGCGGTCGGATCGACGACCTACGACGAGTTCGGGGCAACGCAGGACGCGACCGACCGCGACCTCGCGAC contains:
- the paaE gene encoding 1,2-phenylacetyl-CoA epoxidase subunit PaaE, producing the protein MPHRSLDPSVDTTGKHDRAECPYCGSTETEREHPKGPSLCRSMHYCHDCEQPFEKFE
- the paaD gene encoding 1,2-phenylacetyl-CoA epoxidase subunit PaaD, with the protein product MSSEMDSIPDPDAEYCAYTDYTEGEDVDGLPATGEDTEGTERDVWDALYGVQDPEMPISIVDLGLIYGVAVDGDHAAIDMTLTYTGCPARDMLRDEIRETIAGVSGIESVDLRLVWSPGWSIELVTDQGKEDLREFGLSI
- the paaC gene encoding 1,2-phenylacetyl-CoA epoxidase subunit PaaC; protein product: MAATADLSAPGELSDREREAVEALLYRLADDEFVIADRYTDWQVHAPTIESDIAIANIAQDELGHARLWYDLLEDFGYTESDLIWERDPDTFRHSTLCELPFADGDWADAIVRSYLYDEAEHLRLGALEGSSYPRIRNRIGKVTSEEDYHREHAENWLRRLAGGDEGRERVQDAVDRLFPYALALFEPSVARSATDTSSGQSPRDAGEVEDDIDDLGLRTRTLEDMRTEWIETVTDTLTAIGIDVERPHVEDGRVAAEDLPEHVGRDGDHTEHWRTQFDEITNTYRELERHDATRLMEDPDDE
- the paaB gene encoding 1,2-phenylacetyl-CoA epoxidase subunit PaaB gives rise to the protein MIWEVFRQEKPGEYHTHCGNVHAPDREMALMFAQIQHARRKPTHSLWVAPSEEISEVDESEAAFGGTTNKAYRWATSYNIEPVAEEVADSESEQAEAERARGEN
- the paaA gene encoding 1,2-phenylacetyl-CoA epoxidase subunit PaaA translates to MDLDTVKERAGPREFSPKDDMPEEYRKAATRMIQFHANSEIMGAYLERPFIREAPSLERKLAYSAKVQDELGHGQLLYRAAESLGIKSRDQMLNELANGEGKFLNCFHYPMDSWVEVPMIAFFVDGAAMRRQATLRRSSWEPYAHAMDKVCFEEGFHIKHGESILAELASGSQKEQEMVQDAFETWWPRIIQFFGPTDDKSTHHDFAAEVGLKQMSNDGLRQAFLNSYVPKAKEYGLEIPDTPTIEHDEESNTYEIAEDELDWDEFFTVAKNELDSGKEQINARKEAQDAVAWVRESLDEYEAATGGHAPQAAD
- a CDS encoding helix-turn-helix domain-containing protein gives rise to the protein MIDECLVVEFRVKDDDCPLADATRTAGVTVDARPPQLRADGYALLRFTAPDSEEFVTTLDADDRIRYLHVSSVDGRRNGRCLSKHLCVVHDLVSAGFMVESLRYRDGSATLTGAVVGQEVLRGVLDTAGETVGVTLERTYPLGADEESTVVQQWDLTPRQEEALRTAVGMDYFAVPRGATAAEVAAEVGISKSAFLERLHRGESALFGQVFA
- a CDS encoding class I fructose-bisphosphate aldolase yields the protein MLALDDSAIARDGKILILAYDHGLEHGPTDFEGLEERMDPQTVFDVATHDAVTSIAVQKGIAEGYYPSYEDDVALVAKLNGTSNLWMGEPDSAVNCSVEYAADLGADAIGFTLYGGSNHEIEMAEEFRDAHEAAREYDLPSVMWSYPRGQGLKDDTSAGTIAYAARQALELGADVAKVKYPGSRDAMEHAVRAAGGPNGTSVIMSGGSKVSDEAFLQNVKAVIDAGGAGLAVGRNIWQRENPTELLDALEEVIFEEASVDAALS
- a CDS encoding class 1 fructose-bisphosphatase translates to MSHASTIEAILDAVAGTAPEIREGLVGRREYVEGENPSGEDQLAADVHADRLLEERLLAIDGVDSYASEEREAVVGADDETADGGDGDSSGELSVAVDPLDGSSNLKPNNAMGTIVAVYDAPLPAQGQDLVAAIYVLLGPITTMVAAVDGQATEYVVDDGDRHTVRENITLPGDPTVYGFGGRVPDWTEGFTEYARGIESDTSLKLRYGGAMIGDVNQVMTYGGVFAYPALESAPEGKLRLQFEGNPMAYIVESAGGKSSDGERSLLDVEPDGLHDRVPVHLGNADLIDRLETTIDGGE
- a CDS encoding class I SAM-dependent methyltransferase yields the protein MNDSFESVPMTDRKNAIRRAYDAIADDYLDERSAEPPATPLLDDFADRLPAGARVLDAGCGAGTPIAARLASSLAVVGVDFSIEQVRRARENVPEARFAQGDMTHLSFAADSFDAICALYSLIHVPMDDHPRVVREFHRVLRPGGLVLLSIGSEEWDGSNPDWLDTGVEMHWSFPDPETSIDHLTGAGFEILERHTVEDELGGAFPILLAKNPDP
- a CDS encoding ABC transporter permease encodes the protein MDLRETLRIAGRSIRSHKLRSVLTVIGVVIGIASVVTFATFGASVEADIVGDIGSTTASNVYVLPTPGGEDGGGGPGPGIGGLAQPVFTTGDVEGLREIEGVREALPRGNVRINALSHANDTVSRNQITATTPAAFPADAIVAGRAFDSGEQEVVVNRAATRAFEANLSVGDSLSITRVNGEPTSVEVVGVANRTKGQFSFASFGGQPRFYVPIEPFYQRTVESPSLGVSQNAYPQVTVVADPARINTVKSDVQAFLGDSDAAELKPESVELSAQTSGDFVEDIQEIINQVTRFVTGIAVIALIVGAIGIANIMLVSVTERTREIGIMKAVGARNRDVMGLFLAEATVLGGAGAVVGLPLGLAVAYGATAYAEVAFTPAYVWFAIAVGVGVLVGVVAGLYPAWRAARVDPIDALRYE
- a CDS encoding ABC transporter ATP-binding protein; translated protein: MSQSASTTTSAEDTPVVRLEDVRKTYDLGGTVEALAGVSLTLEEGSYTAVMGPSGSGKSTLLNLVGALDTPDEGHVTVAGHDVDTDSEDDRAAIRGTEIGFVFQTFNLMPRSNAVENVTLPLVFDDWSRDRRRERAQDVLKRVGLGDRLDHRPNELSGGQRQRVAIARALASDPTVLLADEPTGNIDTETGGDIMALLGEVNARGNTILLVTHERRIAEHADRIVHIRDGVIESIESLDDEHDPTDRGSDGPDDPDGDPREDPGERSDDGSARDRSAERESANGSAGRGK